In one window of Nocardia brasiliensis DNA:
- a CDS encoding bifunctional RNase H/acid phosphatase, with product MTEREVIVEADGGSRGNPGPAGYGAVVYAADHVRVLAERREFIGVATNNVAEYRGLIAGLEAAVELGAQVVAVRMDSKLVVEQMSGRWKVKHAAMIPLADRARRLVADFERVSFTWIPRNENSHADRLANEAMDDGTLVDEVRGARAAERPTAPTFPESTAVAAQPAPGWTGAVGRPTRLLLLRHGQTELSVQRRYSGRGNPPLTELGREQAARAAKMLAAKGDITAVLSSPLSRARDTAQAAADALDAPLTVLDGLIETDFGDWEGLTFVEAAERDPELHARWLGDPSVPAPGGESFDQVRARVDGVRRDLVTQYPGANLVVVSHVTPIKTLLQLALAAGPSLLYRLHLDLASLSIAEFYPDGGSSVRLFNDTSYL from the coding sequence GTGACCGAACGCGAGGTGATCGTCGAGGCCGACGGCGGTTCCCGGGGTAATCCGGGTCCGGCCGGCTACGGTGCCGTCGTCTACGCCGCCGATCATGTGCGGGTGCTGGCCGAGCGGCGCGAGTTCATCGGCGTCGCCACCAACAATGTCGCCGAATACCGCGGCCTGATCGCCGGTTTGGAGGCCGCGGTCGAGCTCGGCGCGCAGGTCGTTGCGGTCCGGATGGATTCCAAGCTGGTCGTCGAACAGATGTCGGGCCGCTGGAAGGTCAAGCACGCGGCGATGATTCCGCTCGCGGACCGGGCGCGCAGGCTGGTCGCGGATTTCGAGCGGGTGAGCTTCACCTGGATTCCGCGCAACGAGAACTCGCACGCCGACCGCTTGGCGAACGAGGCGATGGACGACGGCACGCTGGTCGACGAGGTGCGCGGCGCCCGTGCGGCCGAGCGGCCCACGGCGCCAACGTTTCCGGAGAGCACAGCGGTCGCCGCGCAACCCGCGCCGGGGTGGACCGGCGCCGTCGGGCGTCCCACCCGGCTGTTGCTGCTGCGGCACGGGCAGACCGAACTGTCGGTGCAGCGGCGCTATTCGGGCCGGGGCAATCCGCCGCTCACCGAGCTGGGCCGCGAGCAGGCCGCGCGCGCCGCGAAAATGCTTGCCGCCAAAGGCGATATCACCGCGGTGCTGAGCTCCCCGCTGAGCCGCGCCCGCGACACCGCACAGGCTGCGGCCGACGCGCTCGACGCGCCGCTGACCGTCCTCGACGGCCTCATCGAAACCGACTTCGGCGACTGGGAGGGCCTGACCTTCGTCGAGGCGGCCGAGCGCGACCCCGAACTGCATGCCCGCTGGCTCGGCGACCCTTCGGTGCCCGCACCCGGCGGCGAGAGCTTCGACCAGGTGCGTGCACGCGTCGACGGGGTGCGCCGCGACCTGGTCACCCAGTATCCGGGCGCGAACCTGGTGGTGGTCAGTCACGTGACCCCGATCAAGACGCTGCTGCAACTGGCGCTGGCCGCCGGACCGTCGCTGCTGTACCGGCTGCATCTGGATCTGGCTTCGCTGTCGATCGCGGAGTTCTATCCCGACGGCGGTTCGTCAGTACGGCTGTTCAACGACACCTCGTACCTCTGA
- a CDS encoding helix-turn-helix domain-containing protein, whose amino-acid sequence MSTQQETRSRVGGLLREWRLRRRLSQLDLALAADTSARHISYVENGRAKPSRAMVLRLAETLDVPLRERNTLLLAADYAPAYRESSLDDTNLASVRAALTTMLTAHEPYPAVVVDRLWNVVTGNAAMGVLLQGIPDHLLLPQPNVYRLVLHPEGLAARLANLGQVRELFLERLARQVSASGDPRLAALHDEVRRYPVPPPEPDEPKVGAGEPSPFEVPIRIRTPLGELSMFSTMATFGAPADVTLSELAIELFYPLDEPTAAALRALAAAASSAPH is encoded by the coding sequence GTGTCGACGCAGCAGGAAACCCGATCGCGAGTAGGCGGGCTGCTCCGCGAGTGGCGCCTGCGCCGCAGGCTGAGCCAGTTGGACCTCGCTCTGGCCGCGGACACCTCGGCCCGGCACATCTCCTATGTCGAGAACGGCCGGGCCAAGCCGAGCCGAGCGATGGTGCTGCGGCTCGCCGAGACGCTGGACGTGCCACTGCGCGAACGCAATACGCTGCTGCTGGCGGCCGACTACGCGCCCGCGTACCGGGAAAGCAGCCTGGACGACACCAATCTGGCCTCGGTCCGTGCCGCGCTGACGACGATGCTGACCGCGCACGAGCCGTACCCGGCGGTGGTCGTCGATCGGTTGTGGAACGTGGTCACCGGCAACGCGGCGATGGGCGTACTGCTGCAAGGCATTCCGGATCATCTGCTGCTACCGCAGCCGAATGTGTATCGCCTGGTGCTGCATCCGGAGGGGCTGGCGGCGCGGCTGGCCAATCTGGGCCAGGTCCGAGAGTTGTTCCTGGAGCGGCTCGCCCGTCAGGTGAGTGCGAGCGGTGATCCGCGGTTGGCGGCGCTACACGACGAAGTACGTCGCTATCCCGTGCCCCCACCGGAGCCGGATGAACCGAAAGTCGGTGCGGGCGAACCCAGCCCGTTCGAGGTGCCGATCCGGATCCGCACGCCGCTCGGCGAGCTCTCGATGTTCAGCACGATGGCCACGTTCGGCGCGCCCGCGGATGTGACGCTGTCCGAGCTGGCCATCGAATTGTTCTACCCATTGGACGAACCCACCGCGGCCGCGCTGCGTGCGCTGGCGGCCGCGGCGAGCTCGGCACCGCACTGA
- a CDS encoding S1 family peptidase, with amino-acid sequence MAKKLRSLAIAAAAVATAVAGGAGNAAAAPNAVLGGGSGLIFENNAACSLTTIGHDSAGRLIGLTAGHCAPTGARLISEDTPTAGVIGTVAFSDNGEGLDYAVLQLDPERVSPVRSVGATTIAGLGAPPGPGGTVCASGRSSGTDCGVVWGWLDGTSINQYCSKPGDSGGPVFVGDRLVGMNQGRLTGIGPIGFDVPCTTAANPLHSPAFFQPIAVILAAVDAQNGVGAGFRPL; translated from the coding sequence GTGGCAAAGAAACTCAGATCCCTCGCGATCGCCGCGGCCGCCGTGGCGACCGCGGTGGCCGGCGGCGCGGGCAATGCCGCGGCCGCGCCGAATGCGGTGCTCGGCGGCGGCTCCGGGCTCATCTTCGAGAACAACGCGGCCTGCTCGCTGACCACGATCGGGCACGACAGCGCGGGCAGGCTCATCGGCCTCACCGCCGGTCATTGCGCGCCCACCGGTGCGCGGCTGATCTCCGAAGACACGCCGACCGCGGGCGTGATCGGCACGGTCGCGTTCTCCGACAACGGCGAGGGTCTGGATTACGCGGTGCTGCAACTCGATCCGGAGCGGGTCAGCCCCGTGCGCAGCGTCGGCGCGACCACCATAGCCGGCCTCGGTGCGCCGCCGGGGCCCGGCGGCACCGTGTGCGCGAGCGGGCGCAGCAGCGGCACCGACTGCGGCGTGGTGTGGGGCTGGCTGGACGGCACCAGCATCAACCAATACTGCTCTAAGCCAGGCGATTCCGGTGGGCCGGTGTTCGTCGGCGATCGACTGGTCGGGATGAACCAGGGGCGGCTGACCGGGATCGGCCCGATCGGTTTCGACGTGCCGTGCACCACGGCGGCCAACCCGCTGCACTCGCCCGCGTTCTTCCAGCCGATCGCGGTGATCCTCGCCGCCGTCGACGCGCAGAACGGCGTCGGCGCGGGCTTCCGGCCGCTCTGA